In the Cydia splendana chromosome 2, ilCydSple1.2, whole genome shotgun sequence genome, one interval contains:
- the LOC134806090 gene encoding uncharacterized protein LOC134806090, whose product MLQEKCVEPKEAEFTYDEAVELAGHGRYNHLVLVACSVISNAVALDMFAFGLILATASCDLQLGIGHIGLLGSIPFAGLLFAFPWGYYADISGRRRALLLSCSVGFIMAAVGSLSPNWQTLLVMKLVGCSFSTASFSLTMTYLGECTGNKHRSQYMFIMNSINLFSEAVTFMLALVILPLTFNIPIPWMGITYRPWRLLTLILAIPLGVGAVMMWFLHESPKFLANRGYNDTALEVLRKIFDVNGGRKDEYQVKSISKSMETQNKEPFWQSIVKQTVPIFKPPLLWRTIQLFYLMMLCCAMNNIFVMWYPTIVNSFFTSLSYGVVEERSFCDRFVSNLTADPISDTGDWSCNDTITPSTLYTGIITGFFYTGLNLSVSKLAKWRRSVLLTIYLIPGVCMVLTNVVKEPIVSLILFALVQGTAIGIGVVASYFVDLYPTSYRALVTSLALMTARLGSLSGINIIGHAMTTNCEMTFYCCAALVFSGVAVTLLLPSDRKSNG is encoded by the exons ATGTTGCAAGAGAAATGTGTGGAGCCGAAAGAAGCGGAATTTACTTATGATGAGGCAGTGGAGTTAGCTG GCCATGGCCGATACAACCACCTGGTCCTGGTGGCATGCAGTGTCATCAGCAATGCCGTGGCACTGGACATGTTTGCCTTCGGCCTGATCCTGGCCACGGCCTCGTGCGACCTCCAGTTAGGCATCGGTCATATTGGACTGCTTGGTTCAATACCATTCGCTG GTCTTCTCTTCGCATTCCCATGGGGCTACTACGCCGACATCAGCGGACGGAGAAGGGCGCTGCTGCTGTCCTGCTCTGTCGGGTTCATCATGGCCGCCGTCGGGAGTCTGTCCCCGAACTGGCAGACTCTGCTGGTTATGAAGCTGGTGGGCTGCAGTTT TTCAACGGCATCGTTCAGCCTAACTATGACGTACTTGGGCGAGTGCACGGGGAACAAGCACAGAAGCCAATACATGTTCATCATGAACAGCATTAATCTCTTCTCCGAAGCTGTCACGTTCA TGCTGGCCCTGGTGATTCTGCCCCTAACATTCAATATCCCCATCCCCTGGATGGGCATCACCTACCGGCCCTGGCGACTCTTGACTCTCATCCTGGCCATTCCCCTTGGAGTCGGCGCGGTCATGATGTGGTTCCTACATGAGAGCCCCAAGTTCCTGGCCAATAGAGGGTACAATGATACTGCGTTGGAAGTGCTGAGGAAAATCTTTGACGTCAATGGAGGGAGGAAAGATGAGTATCAG gTGAAAAGTATTTCGAAAAGTATGGAAACGCAAAACAAAGAGCCATTTTGGCAGTCGATAGTAAAGCAGACGGTGCCAATCTTCAAGCCGCCTCTCCTGTGGAGGACCATACAACTCTTCTATTTGATGATGCTCTGCTGTGCCAT GAACAACATATTCGTGATGTGGTACCCCACTATCGTCAACTCTTTCTTCACTTCACTCTCATATGGCGTGGTAGAAGAGAGAAGTTTCTGCGATCGGTTCGTCAGTAACCTGACAGCTGATCCTATTAGTGACACTGGCGAT TGGTCCTGCAATGATACCATCACCCCCAGCACCCTCTACACCGGCATCATCACCGGCTTCTTCTACACCGGTCTGAACCTCTCCGTCTCTAAGCTCGCCAAGTGGCGCCGTAGCGTTTTACTCACTATCTACTTAATCCCTGGTGTCTGCATGGTCTTGACCAATGTTGTAAAAGAGCCTATTGTCAGTTTGATCCTGTTTGCTCTTGTTCAGGGAACGGCTATTGGCATTGGGGTCGTGGCGTCGTATTTTGTGGATCTGTATCCGACTTCATATAG GGCCCTCGTGACAAGCCTAGCTCTGATGACAGCTCGGCTGGGCTCTCTGTCCGGCATCAACATCATCGGGCACGCCATGACCACTAACTGCGAGATGACGTTCTACTGCTGCGCTGCTTTGGTGTTCA GTGGCGTTGCTGTAACCCTGCTTCTACCTTCAGACAGAAAATCGAACGGATGA
- the LOC134806091 gene encoding solute carrier family 22 member 13-like translates to MLLVSLVLGAASNALASISVNWIMLMIVQLCTVTLGSGIYVLSMTLLSESVPLQKRNVAMVLVSSIFLLAQGIISVMSIPIIPLTFSYHLEALGIYWNSWRTLQVVYSLPCLICAVFWVFMQESPKYELASGNEDQALKILRIIHRWNNGRKEEELQVKELLQETDATQKKSEDVKDQIVPLFKKPYLKSTLIMASLFILFQIIVAFVVWAPSIANQLMKLLETGEGSDLTLCQIIATEVEVNPDATPCSINSTAMFLLLAMCSLQSVFNTILSLIVNKAGRRNTAMAVASLCGLSGVLVNLVPNAVGTGVLFVVFSLGAVTMGFYTAIAVTLFPTRLRTMAMAMSMIGARLMSVVFIQIVNYLLVNSCELGFYLFSALFASSTLILALLPDDRRLLAPPKQPDPEFPDEQHEQRTSF, encoded by the exons ATGCTGCTGGTGTCGCTGGTGCTGGGCGCCGCGTCCAACGCGCTGGCCAGCATATCTGTCAACTGGATCATGCTGATGATCGTCCAACTATGCACCGTTACTTT GGGCTCAGGGATATACGTGCTGTCAATGACTCTGCTCAGCGAGAGCGTACCACTACAGAAACGTAATGTCGCCATGGTTCTGGTTTCCAGCATCTTTCTTCTTGCACAAGGCATTATATCAG TAATGTCTATACCCATCATACCGTTGACGTTTTCTTACCACCTGGAGGCGCTTGGTATCTACTGGAACTCCTGGCGTACACTGCAGGTGGTGTACTCACTGCCGTGTCTGATCTGCGCCGTGTTCTGGGTATTCATGCAGGAGAGCCCCAAGTACGAACTGGCTAGTGGAAATGAAGACCAGGCACTGAAGATCTTGAGGATCATCCATAGGTGGAATAACGGCAGGAAAGAGGAAGAATTGCAA GTAAAAGAGCTGTTGCAAGAGACAGATGCTACACAGAAGAAGTCTGAAGATGTGAAGGATCAAATAGTGCCGCTGTTCAAGAAACCATATTTGAAGAGCACGTTGATCATGGCCAGTCTCTTTATACTATTCCAAAT TATAGTAGCCTTCGTTGTGTGGGCGCCAAGCATCGCCAATCAGCTGATGAAACTGCTGGAGACAGGCGAGGGTTCGGACCTCACACTCTGCCAGATCATAGCCACTGAAGTCGAAGTTAAT CCTGATGCAACGCCCTGTTCCATCAACAGCACCGCTATGTTCCTGCTCCTTGCCATGTGCTCGCTGCAGTCTGTCTTCAACACCATACTCAGCCTG ATAGTGAACAAAGCAGGCCGCCGCAACACCGCCATGGCCGTCGCTTCCCTGTGCGGCTTGTCCGGCGTGCTGGTCAACTTGGTCCCTAACGCCGTGGGCACGGGTGTGCTTTTCGTAGTATTCTCTCTGGGTGCCGTCACGATGGGCTTTTACACCGCCATCGCTGTTACACTGTTCCCCACAAGACTGAG GACCATGGCTATGGCCATGTCAATGATAGGGGCACGGTTGATGAGCGTCGTCTTCATTCAGATCGTCAACTACCTTCTCGTCAATTCTTGCGAGCTGGGCTTCTACCTCTTCTCAGCTCTGTTCGCCT CATCGACGTTGATATTGGCCCTACTACCAGACGACCGCCGTCTGCTCGCGCCGCCGAAACAGCCCGATCCGGAGTTTCCGGATGAGCAACATGAGCAGAGGACATCTTTTTAA
- the LOC134801427 gene encoding putative transporter svop-1: protein MEENKEDFGKVSFEVALDKAGFGLYSYINTICSGVAIISMACLAYGATILVPASACELQTTRAQQGLLVAAPVVGLIIGATLWGYLGDTRGRRKMLLVSLLSSAVLNALSSISVNWVMLMVLQFFTALLAAAKYTLSMTLLSECVPMAKRNLVVLMVSSIFLLSQGIMAVLAIPVIPLTFSHYLPTLDIYWNSWRTLVVVYSIPSLLCACVLYFMQESPKFVLVRGDERQALEILKTIQRVNLGKKAAFDVSGLFPESSVLTSKLSAKDQIVPLFKAPLLKHTIILALLFMFQLSGSFLAWLPSIANRVIWMYEAGEVEDLTLCGILRADLNMPGDPNATPCALNVTSLLIVLLVGAVQSILNLFLTIVVVNRAGRRNTGMVLAAVAGLGGVLVNLVSNTIGTSVLFGLFLMGIIAQGLYTAIAVTIFPTHLRAMAVALTMTAGRITSFAGIQIANYLLGTNCELGFYLYGTIFASSAIVASFLPDDRLLRNPQRPPKEQE, encoded by the exons ATGGAAGAAAATAAAGAAGATTTTGGTAAAGTGTCTTTCGAAGTAGCCCTAGATAAAGCTG GATTCGGGCTATACAGTTACATCAACACAATATGTTCCGGCGTGGCCATCATCTCCATGGCGTGTTTGGCGTACGGCGCCACCATCCTAGTTCCAGCCAGCGCCTGTGAGTTGCAGACTACACGAGCGCAACAGGGGCTGCTTGTAGCAGCTCCGGTCGTAG GGTTGATCATAGGCGCCACCTTATGGGGCTACCTGGGTGACACGCGCGGCCGGCGTAAAATGCTGCTCGTCTCACTTCTATCCTCGGCTGTTCTCAATGCTCTGAGCAGTATTTCCGTCAACTGGGTCATGCTGATGGTATTGCAATTCTTCACTGCATTGCT GGCAGCAGCGAAGTACACCTTGTCGATGACCCTGCTAAGCGAGTGTGTaccgatggcgaagcgcaatcTCGTGGTGCTCATGGTGTCCAGTATCTTCCTGCTGTCCCAAGGGATAATGGCAG TGCTAGCTATTCCCGTGATCCCTCTCACATTTTCCCACTACCTCCCCACCCTGGACATCTACTGGAACTCCTGGCGCACCCTGGTGGTGGTCTACTCCATCCCGAGCCTGCTCTGCGCCTGCGTACTGTACTTCATGCAGGAGAGCCCCAAGTTTGTACTGGTCAGGGGAGATGAGCGCCAAGCTCTGGAGATCTTGAAGACGATTCAGAGGGTTAATCTAGGAAAGAAGGCAGCATTTGAT GTGTCAGGTTTATTTCCTGAATCATCAGTCCTGACGTCAAAACTGTCGGCTAAGGACCAAATAGTGCCGCTGTTCAAAGCGCCTTTGCTTAAGCACACCATAATCCTGGCGCTTCTCTTCATGTTCCAACT gtCTGGTTCCTTCCTCGCTTGGTTGCCCTCGATAGCCAACCGGGTCATATGGATGTACGAAGCTGGAGAAGTGGAGGATCTGACGCTCTGTGGCATCCTGCGGGCTGACCTCAACATGCCTGGTGAC CCTAATGCCACACCATGTGCGCTGAACGTCACGTCTCTCCTGATTGTGCTTCTAGTTGGCGCTGTGCAGTCTATCTTAAACCTGTTCCTTACTATA GTGGTAGTGAATCGCGCCGGCCGCAGAAACACCGGGATGGTCCTTGCCGCCGTGGCTGGACTTGGTGGTGTCCTGGTCAACCTAGTCTCCAATACGATTGGGACGTCAGTCCTCTTCGGGCTGTTCCTCATGGGCATAATAGCCCAGGGGCTGTACACCGCCATCGCTGTCACTATCTTTCCTACTCATTTGAG GGCGATGGCAGTAGCCCTCACGATGACTGCCGGCCGCATCACCAGCTTCGCTGGCATCCAAATCGCCAATTACCTCTTGGGTACCAATTGCGAACTGGGGTTCTATTTGTACGGTACCATCTTCGCTT CATCAGCGATCGTGGCATCGTTTCTCCCCGATGATCGATTATTGCGGAACCCACAGCGGCCTCCCAAGGAACAAGAATGA